One region of Polynucleobacter sp. SHI8 genomic DNA includes:
- a CDS encoding molybdopterin cofactor-binding domain-containing protein — MTTNTINSTSRRRFIIDTSLAGGGLMIGLGSMPLTALAQKAKTVAYNPNTIMNAGDPEVNAWVNIKPDETVVIRIARTEMGQGTRTGLAQMVTEELDCNWKNVITESPTPGQSVARKRAWGEMSTGGSRGIRISEDYVRRGAAAAKIMLMQAAANELNVPVSELTVNKGVITHAKSGKKTTYGRVAEAASKLTPPDPKSITLKDPRTWKVAGQPYARLDTANKVNGTKIYGADLQLPGMLCAAVKACPVFGGKLVSYDEAKVKNLRGVKGVVKVNDFSVAVVADTWWRAKTALESLPIVWDEGKGANTSQSDIEKMLKDGLLEEGNFWQRKEGDALADIKNAAKKVEAVYFTPYRSHACMEPMNATVRIGNDRAEAWVPTQNGEASHAALAEAAGLPLEKCEIYKLDPGTGLGRRGGTQEYVSQAVAIAKQFPGVPVKMLWSREEDMTHDYYHPIAMAKMSAGLDGSGNITGMHIKVAGQSINATVSPMAIKDNKDVRQMQGFYAEAGDAQLGYQFPSLLTEYVMKNTHVPVGPWRGVNTNQNGIFMECFMNECAVAANKDPLAYRQALMQKFPKHLGVLNAAAKKANWGSTLPAGVHRGIAQFMGYASYSACVAEVSVTGNMVKVHRLVFALNSGHVVNPWLVREQIEGSVPMALGSIFNPEITVENGRIKQTNFDSYPMLKLASTPHVESVLVPTYDFWGGVGEPTICVVGPAIINAISTALGKPMRNFPLYRENLTLA; from the coding sequence ATGACTACAAATACAATTAATAGTACTTCACGTCGCCGTTTTATTATTGACACATCGCTTGCTGGTGGTGGTCTGATGATTGGCTTAGGTTCTATGCCACTGACTGCTTTGGCACAGAAAGCGAAAACTGTAGCTTATAACCCAAACACCATCATGAATGCGGGTGATCCTGAGGTTAATGCTTGGGTCAATATCAAACCGGATGAAACAGTAGTGATTCGTATAGCCCGAACAGAGATGGGTCAAGGAACGCGAACGGGTTTGGCGCAAATGGTCACTGAAGAGTTAGATTGCAATTGGAAAAACGTGATTACAGAATCTCCTACGCCGGGTCAAAGCGTCGCACGTAAGCGCGCCTGGGGCGAAATGAGCACTGGGGGAAGTCGTGGTATTAGAATCTCAGAAGATTATGTTCGTCGTGGTGCCGCGGCAGCAAAAATCATGCTGATGCAAGCAGCCGCTAATGAACTCAATGTTCCTGTCAGTGAGCTCACCGTCAATAAGGGTGTCATTACGCATGCCAAATCTGGTAAAAAAACGACCTATGGTCGTGTTGCAGAAGCGGCATCTAAGCTAACGCCCCCAGATCCAAAATCCATCACCTTAAAAGATCCAAGAACTTGGAAAGTAGCAGGACAACCCTATGCACGTCTTGATACTGCCAATAAAGTTAATGGCACTAAAATCTATGGTGCCGATTTGCAATTACCAGGCATGCTCTGTGCTGCTGTCAAGGCCTGCCCTGTCTTTGGTGGCAAGCTGGTTAGCTATGATGAAGCGAAAGTGAAAAACTTACGCGGGGTCAAAGGAGTTGTTAAAGTCAACGACTTTTCCGTTGCTGTCGTGGCCGATACTTGGTGGCGCGCTAAAACGGCTCTTGAGTCGTTGCCCATTGTTTGGGATGAAGGCAAAGGTGCCAACACTTCCCAATCCGATATTGAAAAAATGCTCAAAGATGGTCTTCTAGAAGAAGGTAATTTTTGGCAGCGTAAAGAGGGTGATGCATTAGCCGACATTAAAAATGCCGCGAAAAAAGTCGAGGCTGTTTATTTCACGCCATACCGCTCACACGCTTGCATGGAACCGATGAATGCAACGGTTCGTATTGGTAACGACCGTGCTGAGGCATGGGTTCCAACACAAAACGGTGAAGCTTCACATGCGGCTTTAGCTGAAGCGGCAGGTCTGCCACTTGAGAAGTGTGAAATTTATAAACTTGATCCTGGAACTGGTCTCGGTCGTCGTGGCGGTACACAAGAATATGTTAGTCAGGCGGTTGCGATTGCTAAACAGTTTCCTGGTGTTCCTGTCAAAATGCTCTGGAGTCGTGAAGAGGATATGACGCATGATTACTACCATCCAATCGCGATGGCAAAAATGTCTGCTGGTCTTGACGGAAGTGGCAATATCACTGGGATGCATATCAAGGTCGCAGGTCAATCGATTAATGCGACTGTCAGCCCAATGGCCATTAAAGATAATAAAGATGTACGTCAGATGCAAGGCTTTTATGCTGAAGCAGGCGATGCACAACTTGGCTATCAATTTCCCTCACTACTCACTGAATACGTGATGAAAAACACCCATGTTCCTGTTGGTCCATGGCGTGGCGTGAACACCAATCAAAACGGCATTTTTATGGAATGCTTCATGAATGAGTGCGCGGTAGCTGCAAACAAAGATCCTTTAGCTTATCGTCAAGCTCTGATGCAAAAGTTTCCGAAACATTTAGGAGTTTTAAATGCTGCGGCAAAAAAAGCTAATTGGGGATCGACTTTACCAGCGGGAGTGCACCGCGGAATCGCTCAGTTCATGGGATACGCTAGTTATTCTGCTTGCGTAGCTGAAGTTTCCGTCACGGGCAATATGGTCAAAGTTCATCGTTTAGTATTTGCGTTAAACTCCGGACATGTTGTCAATCCTTGGTTAGTTCGTGAACAAATTGAAGGTTCCGTACCAATGGCTTTAGGCTCTATTTTCAATCCAGAAATCACGGTAGAAAATGGTCGTATTAAGCAAACCAATTTTGACTCCTATCCGATGTTAAAACTTGC
- a CDS encoding (2Fe-2S)-binding protein encodes MQLTVNNQVHNIDIEPNMPLLWAIREIIGLTGTKYGCGIAQCGACTVYMNGEPVRSCSIPVSAVGSMKITTIEALSPDNTHPVQKAWIALDVPQCGYCQSGQVMAAAALLKRIPKPTDADIDNAMSNICRCGTYQKIRDGIHVASGKKKLADVLAQYDATPQTRG; translated from the coding sequence ATGCAATTAACTGTTAACAACCAGGTTCACAATATCGACATTGAACCTAATATGCCCCTTCTGTGGGCGATTCGTGAAATCATCGGCTTAACTGGCACCAAATATGGTTGTGGTATTGCTCAATGCGGCGCATGTACGGTCTATATGAATGGCGAGCCTGTGCGCTCCTGCTCCATTCCTGTCTCTGCTGTGGGTAGCATGAAAATCACTACGATTGAAGCTCTCTCTCCTGACAATACTCATCCTGTGCAAAAAGCATGGATCGCCTTAGATGTTCCACAATGTGGCTATTGCCAATCCGGTCAAGTGATGGCTGCCGCAGCTCTTCTGAAGCGGATTCCTAAACCAACGGATGCTGATATCGATAATGCGATGTCTAATATCTGCCGTTGTGGAACTTACCAAAAAATCCGTGATGGAATCCATGTGGCATCGGGTAAGAAAAAATTAGCTGATGTGCTCGCTCAATATGATGCAACACCCCAAACACGCGGTTAA
- a CDS encoding exonuclease domain-containing protein codes for MRSLIDHFPPLAFVDIETTGGNPDRDRITEIGIITHHEGESHQWEQLINPGTGIPQNIQQLTGITPAMVISKPSFEDLSSEILLELKDKIFIAHNARFDYGFIKASFERMGIDFRAKVICTVKLSRLLFPTQARHNLDTIIATHGLHVSSRHRALGDADVLQQFWQTCLAQFGEDRMRQAVQELLQSPSLPPNIDAKLVDEIPEKPGVYIFYAENRRPLYIGKSNSMKTRVMSHFSSALKVRKEMKLAMQVKDIDWIETSGEIGALLLESRLIKEQLPSMNVKLRRSRDLCAWQMNLNEYGVLTPALVRHQDLQPGVQENLYGLFYSRREALQTLQSLAKKNQLCEGLLGLEKIAPGKPCFGYQVKQCSGACVGEEALSQYHLRLQTVLSKFKVQVWPYRGPVGIQEGGQIHVIDHWCYLGSAFNEDEVYELIQGGKPEFDLDIYKMIKKYLKTLPPQRVVQLPSRQQRLSVDD; via the coding sequence ATGCGCTCACTGATTGATCATTTCCCGCCACTGGCTTTTGTCGATATTGAAACCACTGGGGGAAACCCTGATAGGGATCGCATTACGGAGATCGGTATTATTACCCATCACGAAGGCGAGTCCCATCAATGGGAACAGCTCATCAATCCAGGTACAGGAATACCTCAAAACATTCAACAATTAACTGGTATTACTCCTGCCATGGTAATTAGTAAGCCTAGTTTTGAAGATCTTAGTTCTGAAATATTGCTTGAGTTAAAAGATAAGATTTTTATTGCTCATAATGCGCGATTTGATTATGGATTTATTAAAGCCTCATTTGAGAGGATGGGTATAGATTTTCGAGCAAAAGTCATCTGTACCGTGAAATTATCCCGACTTCTTTTTCCGACTCAGGCAAGGCATAACTTAGACACCATCATTGCAACTCATGGGTTACACGTATCTAGTCGTCATCGGGCACTTGGGGATGCCGATGTTCTCCAGCAATTTTGGCAAACATGTCTTGCGCAATTTGGGGAAGATCGAATGCGTCAAGCGGTTCAAGAGTTGTTGCAAAGCCCATCTTTGCCACCAAACATTGATGCTAAATTAGTCGACGAGATTCCTGAAAAACCAGGCGTCTATATTTTTTATGCTGAAAATCGTAGGCCTTTATATATTGGTAAAAGTAACTCCATGAAAACTAGAGTCATGAGTCATTTTTCGAGTGCTTTAAAAGTACGAAAAGAAATGAAGTTGGCAATGCAAGTGAAAGACATTGATTGGATAGAAACTTCAGGTGAAATTGGTGCCTTATTGCTTGAATCACGATTAATCAAAGAGCAATTGCCTAGTATGAATGTGAAGTTACGTCGTTCAAGAGACTTATGTGCTTGGCAAATGAATCTCAATGAATATGGCGTATTAACTCCTGCATTAGTGCGACATCAAGATTTACAACCGGGTGTTCAAGAAAACTTATACGGACTTTTTTACAGCAGAAGAGAGGCATTACAAACTTTACAAAGTTTGGCGAAAAAGAATCAATTATGTGAGGGCTTGTTGGGGCTTGAAAAAATTGCACCTGGTAAGCCTTGTTTTGGTTATCAAGTCAAGCAATGTTCCGGCGCCTGTGTAGGCGAAGAAGCGTTGTCACAATATCACTTACGATTACAAACGGTACTATCAAAGTTTAAAGTGCAAGTTTGGCCCTATCGTGGACCCGTCGGTATTCAAGAGGGAGGCCAAATCCATGTTATTGATCATTGGTGTTATCTTGGTTCAGCCTTTAATGAAGACGAGGTGTATGAATTAATTCAAGGGGGTAAGCCTGAGTTTGATTTAGATATCTATAAGATGATCAAGAAATATCTGAAGACATTACCACCACAACGCGTGGTTCAACTACCATCGCGTCAACAACGTCTGAGCGTGGATGATTAG
- a CDS encoding glutathione S-transferase N-terminal domain-containing protein, whose protein sequence is MKHILYSYRRCPYAMRARCALIYAKIDVEIREIELRSKPQSMLTISPKGTVPVLLTKNQLVIDQSIDVMYWALDQNDPQQWLPEKDSFQRLEMERWIEVNDGSFKQLLDQYKYPERFPELVRAEVLDAAMNLYLLPLNEILENKTFLLGDKISMLDIALFPFVRQFMASDSKKFHELPLKKLAEWLNFFILSDLFHQVMAKYPIWRDAE, encoded by the coding sequence TTGAAACACATTCTCTATTCTTACCGAAGGTGCCCGTATGCGATGCGAGCAAGATGTGCGCTGATTTATGCCAAAATTGATGTGGAGATTCGGGAAATTGAATTACGCTCTAAACCTCAGAGTATGTTGACGATCTCACCGAAAGGCACCGTACCAGTTTTGTTGACAAAGAATCAATTGGTGATTGATCAAAGCATCGATGTGATGTATTGGGCTTTAGATCAGAATGATCCGCAACAGTGGTTGCCGGAAAAAGATTCATTTCAAAGACTGGAGATGGAGAGGTGGATAGAGGTCAATGATGGGTCATTTAAGCAACTATTAGACCAATATAAATATCCAGAAAGATTCCCAGAGCTTGTAAGAGCAGAGGTTTTAGATGCTGCGATGAACTTATATTTACTACCCCTTAATGAGATACTGGAAAACAAAACTTTTTTATTAGGTGACAAAATCAGTATGTTAGATATTGCTCTTTTTCCATTCGTTCGACAGTTTATGGCAAGTGATTCAAAAAAGTTTCATGAATTACCCCTAAAAAAGCTTGCTGAGTGGCTAAACTTCTTCATCCTGTCAGATTTGTTTCATCAGGTTATGGCAAAGTATCCAATATGGAGAGATGCTGAATAA
- a CDS encoding LON peptidase substrate-binding domain-containing protein — translation MNNTEFITLPLFPLGNTLYPSGLLSLKIFEVRYLDMIKTCVRENTPFGIVTLDQGNEVRTPHEKISFARVGTFANITHFDAVQPSLYFIQCQGGSRFTIRGCERKKNGLWVADVETMEDDEAMSIPPELRVAADTLQKVIQAMTKQGLTEQQMPFMAPYLLNDCGWVANRWCEILPMSAGQREHLLGLANPRLRLDLVVDILEEIGIQNIHNLS, via the coding sequence ATGAACAACACTGAATTTATAACTTTACCTTTGTTTCCTTTAGGAAATACCCTTTATCCTTCTGGACTTTTAAGTCTCAAGATATTTGAAGTTAGATATTTAGACATGATTAAAACCTGTGTCAGAGAAAATACCCCCTTTGGAATTGTGACTCTTGACCAAGGGAATGAAGTCCGAACCCCGCATGAAAAAATCAGTTTTGCGAGGGTTGGAACTTTTGCTAATATTACGCATTTTGATGCTGTACAGCCTAGTCTCTATTTTATCCAGTGCCAAGGTGGTTCGCGTTTTACGATTCGTGGTTGTGAGCGGAAAAAGAATGGCTTGTGGGTTGCAGATGTTGAGACGATGGAAGATGATGAGGCAATGTCTATACCACCTGAGTTAAGAGTTGCTGCTGATACTTTACAAAAAGTAATTCAAGCGATGACTAAGCAAGGATTGACAGAGCAACAAATGCCATTTATGGCGCCCTATTTACTGAATGACTGTGGCTGGGTAGCCAATCGTTGGTGTGAGATATTACCCATGTCAGCAGGACAACGGGAGCATTTATTAGGTCTAGCAAATCCACGGTTGCGTTTAGATTTGGTAGTCGATATCTTAGAAGAAATCGGAATACAAAACATTCACAATCTTTCGTAA
- a CDS encoding arsenate reductase ArsC, with protein MSKKYNILFVCTGNSARSQLAEAIANTLSHGRFIGHSAGTEHTKGEDVHPMVVELVHDMGYSTQKMRKKDWNEYMAPDAPEMDFVITLCDDAAKESAPEWKGDPVSAHWSFPDPTKVTGTEEEIREAFVSVEMGLRSRLDLLLDLPMEDLDKMAIHHEVTKIGQKA; from the coding sequence ATGAGCAAAAAATACAATATCCTGTTTGTGTGTACTGGTAACTCTGCACGTTCACAGTTAGCTGAAGCTATTGCCAATACTCTAAGTCATGGACGTTTTATCGGGCACTCGGCAGGTACTGAGCACACTAAAGGTGAAGATGTTCATCCAATGGTTGTAGAGCTAGTCCATGATATGGGTTATTCAACGCAAAAGATGCGTAAAAAGGATTGGAACGAGTATATGGCTCCAGATGCCCCAGAAATGGACTTTGTCATTACTTTGTGTGATGACGCTGCAAAAGAATCAGCTCCTGAATGGAAGGGTGATCCTGTCTCTGCTCATTGGAGTTTTCCTGATCCAACTAAAGTCACTGGTACCGAAGAAGAAATTCGTGAAGCATTTGTAAGTGTTGAAATGGGTCTTCGTAGCCGTTTAGATCTTCTTTTAGATTTGCCGATGGAAGATTTAGATAAGATGGCGATCCATCACGAAGTGACTAAGATCGGTCAAAAAGCTTAA
- a CDS encoding 4a-hydroxytetrahydrobiopterin dehydratase, which translates to MRTLLTSLERKNLQTTMPSWEFVDGIDAIHKNFLFKDFKEAFSFMTKVGDIAEEMNHHPEWFNVWNRVEIRLSTHDSKGLTQLDVSLAKRIDETYTLIKN; encoded by the coding sequence ATGAGAACACTTTTGACATCCCTAGAACGCAAGAATCTTCAAACCACCATGCCCAGTTGGGAATTTGTTGATGGTATTGATGCTATTCACAAGAACTTTTTATTTAAAGACTTTAAAGAGGCTTTTAGTTTTATGACCAAGGTAGGTGATATTGCTGAAGAAATGAACCATCACCCAGAATGGTTTAATGTTTGGAATCGCGTAGAAATTCGCTTATCAACCCATGACTCTAAAGGCTTAACGCAATTAGATGTCAGTCTCGCCAAACGGATCGACGAGACTTATACACTCATCAAAAATTAA
- a CDS encoding chalcone isomerase family protein, producing MKFLNTLTKQVTVQVTKLFTVFIFCSSVSAAGQSFELQELKPYLNNPKLVGTGPLTYLGFKVYEAYFYSTDDLGKAGFALRLDYVRKVSNEDLVKATIKQMIRLGGSENEIAKWQNELEKIYPNVDQGHHITAIYQPSGSTTFIHNGKLAGKINDQQFSKIFFSIWFDQKTNSPDLRTKLLGELCPPSIISNSCIK from the coding sequence ATGAAGTTCTTAAATACATTAACTAAGCAAGTAACTGTACAAGTAACTAAGCTATTTACTGTATTCATATTTTGCAGCTCCGTTTCTGCAGCGGGCCAATCCTTTGAACTTCAAGAGCTTAAACCCTATTTAAACAATCCCAAACTCGTTGGTACCGGACCTTTAACCTACTTGGGTTTTAAGGTCTATGAAGCATACTTCTACAGCACAGATGATTTAGGAAAAGCGGGATTTGCACTTCGACTTGATTACGTTCGTAAAGTATCGAATGAAGATTTAGTCAAAGCGACGATAAAACAAATGATTCGATTGGGTGGATCAGAAAATGAAATTGCAAAATGGCAAAACGAATTAGAAAAAATCTATCCCAATGTAGATCAAGGTCATCATATTACTGCGATTTATCAACCATCTGGATCGACTACATTTATCCATAATGGAAAATTGGCTGGAAAAATTAATGATCAACAATTTTCAAAAATATTCTTTAGCATTTGGTTTGATCAAAAAACAAACTCCCCTGATTTACGCACAAAACTTTTAGGGGAATTATGCCCGCCAAGCATTATTTCGAACTCCTGTATAAAATAA
- a CDS encoding CoA-binding protein: MSQFKSLLENTQVIAVVGLSNNPEKASFRVSEYMQQRGYTIVPVNPNEVNILGEKCYPSLEAIPHPVDMVNVFRPAKDCPEIAHSAVTINAKSIWLQLGIVSEEAQDLAAQAGLDFVMDHCLKIEYQNS, translated from the coding sequence ATGAGCCAATTTAAATCACTTCTTGAAAACACCCAAGTCATTGCCGTAGTAGGCTTATCCAATAATCCGGAGAAAGCTTCCTTTCGGGTCTCTGAATATATGCAACAGCGGGGATACACCATTGTTCCTGTGAACCCTAATGAAGTAAATATTTTGGGTGAAAAATGCTACCCTTCCTTAGAGGCAATTCCTCATCCAGTAGATATGGTCAATGTTTTTCGCCCTGCCAAAGATTGCCCAGAAATTGCCCATAGTGCAGTGACCATCAACGCCAAATCCATATGGTTACAACTCGGCATTGTGAGTGAAGAAGCACAAGATTTAGCAGCTCAAGCAGGTCTTGATTTTGTGATGGATCATTGCCTCAAAATTGAATACCAAAATTCATAA
- a CDS encoding DUF2244 domain-containing protein, translated as MSAHVRWVFKKNCSFTPKQVGLFYLAQSSLSLIVAGFFLSQGVWLVLPFTILELVVLGIALLIYARHATDYECITLNTGELVIETSSAGSVKRQVFNPTWVRLERLLSPRKLIALVYQGQNVEIGQFMHVSLRNEFLQELRQELKKYV; from the coding sequence ATGAGTGCCCATGTTCGATGGGTATTTAAAAAAAACTGCTCGTTTACGCCCAAGCAGGTGGGTTTATTTTATCTAGCTCAATCCAGCTTGTCTTTGATTGTCGCAGGCTTTTTTTTAAGTCAAGGTGTTTGGTTGGTATTACCCTTCACCATTTTAGAGTTGGTTGTTTTGGGCATCGCGTTATTAATCTATGCACGCCATGCAACCGATTACGAGTGCATTACCTTAAATACCGGTGAATTAGTGATTGAGACATCAAGTGCGGGGAGTGTAAAGAGACAAGTATTTAATCCCACATGGGTAAGGTTAGAGCGATTGTTAAGTCCTCGGAAATTAATTGCACTGGTGTATCAGGGACAGAATGTTGAAATTGGGCAATTTATGCATGTTTCATTGAGAAATGAGTTTTTACAAGAATTGCGTCAGGAATTAAAAAAATATGTCTAA
- a CDS encoding 1-acyl-sn-glycerol-3-phosphate acyltransferase, with the protein MSNEQSDNRIQDKSKWLQFSGSSLSRSILKLLGWQIHFDGLPGNHGILIVYPHTSNVDFFIGILTKWAIGIPVNYLAKDSLFKIPLVGWWLKRVGGIPVVRSSPQGYVEELANEMQSKEYFWLVITPEGTRKKTPGWRSGFYRLALLTGYPVGFAYLDYAKKEVGVTEFAYLQGDESLDMSLIRQHYQEKVGRFPQNMAPVEFWSPSDRKKNV; encoded by the coding sequence ATGTCTAATGAACAATCCGACAATAGGATTCAGGATAAAAGTAAGTGGCTGCAATTTTCAGGCAGTAGCCTGAGTCGCTCGATATTGAAATTGCTAGGATGGCAAATACATTTCGACGGTTTACCCGGAAATCATGGCATTTTAATTGTGTATCCACATACATCGAATGTTGATTTTTTTATAGGGATTTTGACAAAGTGGGCAATAGGTATCCCAGTCAACTATTTGGCCAAAGACAGTTTATTTAAGATTCCGCTAGTCGGTTGGTGGTTAAAGCGTGTTGGCGGCATACCGGTAGTTCGGTCTAGTCCTCAGGGTTATGTGGAGGAGTTGGCTAATGAGATGCAATCAAAAGAGTATTTTTGGTTAGTGATCACACCCGAGGGTACTAGAAAAAAAACACCCGGTTGGAGAAGTGGGTTTTATCGTTTAGCCCTTTTGACAGGTTATCCCGTAGGTTTTGCCTATTTAGATTATGCTAAAAAAGAGGTGGGAGTAACTGAATTTGCTTATTTGCAGGGTGATGAGTCCCTTGATATGTCATTGATTCGACAGCATTATCAAGAAAAAGTAGGCAGATTTCCACAAAATATGGCTCCTGTAGAGTTTTGGAGTCCATCGGATCGTAAAAAGAATGTATAA
- a CDS encoding nucleotidyl transferase AbiEii/AbiGii toxin family protein, which produces MKKISERQRLLVIDLIAEEGLSISEYALEKDYIVTDALQAIFSLQHPQFDFVFCGGTCFSKAYGGLDRISEDVDIKVILKPGAVLSKSELRDALSKLKPTVISALVKAGFDEQDISKQASDENKYLVFDADYDTHFIKAKEMRSNMKLELNYTTLALAPQDQTIGLLLTGLSDGKPYTFQTKCVDLREGLIEKLISFPRRLAMHLVDSSRELDKALVRHLFDAHQIIKAHPGVLDETQLLQNIFIGKLNQDAKDFANQHPEFLVDPMGELRKAMLFAKENPIISTMYINFIRDMVYSSNPPSFDEAFQTFNLNLEGLLPKGKLNFTAN; this is translated from the coding sequence ATGAAAAAAATTAGTGAAAGACAACGGTTGCTAGTAATCGATCTAATTGCTGAAGAAGGGTTAAGCATTTCCGAATACGCCCTAGAAAAAGATTACATTGTTACCGATGCTCTTCAAGCAATATTTAGCCTTCAGCACCCACAATTTGATTTTGTCTTTTGCGGAGGTACTTGCTTTTCTAAAGCATATGGTGGTTTAGATCGAATTTCTGAAGATGTTGACATCAAGGTAATTCTCAAGCCAGGTGCAGTTCTCTCGAAATCAGAGTTGCGAGATGCATTAAGTAAATTAAAGCCAACTGTAATCTCAGCACTTGTTAAAGCAGGCTTTGATGAACAAGACATTAGCAAACAGGCTAGTGATGAAAACAAGTATCTTGTCTTTGATGCCGATTACGATACACACTTCATCAAAGCTAAAGAGATGCGCTCTAATATGAAATTAGAGCTTAATTACACGACTCTAGCCCTTGCTCCGCAAGATCAAACAATTGGACTTCTTCTTACGGGACTGTCCGATGGCAAGCCATACACATTCCAAACTAAATGCGTTGATTTACGTGAAGGTCTCATAGAAAAACTTATCTCATTTCCAAGAAGATTAGCTATGCATCTTGTTGATTCAAGTCGAGAGTTGGATAAAGCGTTGGTACGACACTTATTTGATGCGCACCAAATTATAAAAGCTCACCCTGGTGTTTTGGATGAAACCCAGCTACTTCAAAACATTTTCATTGGGAAATTAAATCAAGATGCAAAAGATTTTGCTAATCAGCATCCTGAATTTTTAGTTGATCCAATGGGTGAACTTCGTAAGGCGATGCTGTTTGCCAAGGAAAATCCAATAATCTCAACTATGTATATAAACTTTATACGGGATATGGTTTACAGTTCAAACCCACCATCATTTGATGAGGCATTCCAAACTTTTAATCTGAACCTAGAAGGACTATTACCCAAAGGTAAACTAAACTTCACTGCAAATTAA
- a CDS encoding DUF6088 family protein, with translation MAKATTKDRILASLRGTKSKVFLRDDFNRFGTYRQVCRVVKELSDEGKLIRLGYGTYVKAHPSTISGKPVADESLINIGLETMQKLGVKADVGKDLRALFQGESTQVPMVPVVNIGKSRVSRKIALGNRKLVYEKN, from the coding sequence ATGGCTAAAGCAACAACCAAAGACCGAATATTGGCAAGCCTGCGCGGCACTAAGAGTAAAGTCTTTTTACGGGATGACTTCAATCGGTTTGGTACTTATCGCCAGGTCTGTCGCGTTGTCAAAGAACTATCCGATGAGGGCAAGTTAATACGCCTTGGCTATGGCACATATGTTAAAGCCCACCCTTCTACCATCTCTGGTAAACCAGTTGCGGATGAAAGCCTCATCAATATAGGACTTGAGACGATGCAGAAATTGGGGGTGAAGGCAGACGTAGGTAAAGACTTACGAGCCCTCTTTCAAGGCGAAAGTACACAAGTACCCATGGTTCCCGTAGTGAATATTGGCAAATCTAGGGTAAGCAGGAAAATTGCTTTAGGAAATAGAAAACTAGTCTATGAAAAAAATTAG
- a CDS encoding transposase yields the protein MLEYKSRQAGVIFEEVNEAYSSQICSSCGEISDNSPKGRADLNKRSWKCHCGSVHDRDINGALNILAFGHERLAVEVPVI from the coding sequence ATGTTGGAATATAAAAGCCGTCAGGCTGGCGTGATATTTGAGGAAGTAAATGAAGCGTATTCAAGCCAAATCTGTTCGAGTTGCGGAGAAATCTCCGACAATAGTCCGAAAGGTAGAGCTGATTTGAATAAGAGAAGTTGGAAGTGTCATTGTGGATCTGTTCACGACAGGGATATCAATGGAGCTCTCAATATTCTTGCGTTCGGACATGAACGTCTAGCAGTAGAAGTCCCCGTCATTTAG
- a CDS encoding cupin domain-containing protein, with protein MSEDHSHIDWKHHGVRVVPGNQLDTNTAQTQGMNRAAAINLARVGAQKLWAGTVTIHANAKTGAHHHGELESVIYIVKGRARMRWGDHLEFTAEAGPGDFIYVPPFVPHQEINASKDEVLECVLVRSDNEAIVMNLDIEPVEHPENVFWVDPIHKDPIDKI; from the coding sequence ATGTCAGAAGATCATTCTCATATCGATTGGAAGCATCATGGCGTCCGCGTAGTACCTGGTAATCAGTTAGACACGAATACCGCCCAAACTCAAGGCATGAACCGCGCAGCAGCGATTAATTTAGCTAGAGTGGGCGCACAAAAACTATGGGCAGGAACCGTTACTATCCACGCCAATGCTAAAACTGGCGCCCATCATCATGGTGAATTAGAAAGTGTGATCTACATTGTCAAAGGTCGCGCCAGAATGCGCTGGGGTGATCATCTAGAATTTACTGCTGAAGCAGGTCCAGGCGACTTTATTTATGTCCCACCCTTTGTACCTCATCAAGAAATCAATGCGAGTAAAGATGAGGTTCTCGAATGTGTACTCGTTCGCAGCGATAACGAAGCGATTGTGATGAACTTAGATATTGAACCTGTCGAACATCCTGAAAATGTCTTTTGGGTGGATCCAATTCATAAAGATCCAATAGATAAAATTTAA